From the Gallaecimonas mangrovi genome, one window contains:
- a CDS encoding ACT domain-containing protein, producing MSGITSLATLLDTMAPELLPGDVVFCTVPGKLADYLHLEPLASFREKEGLSLIIDAQTAHSAKLPASSLYRQITLNVHSSLEAVGLTAAIAAKLSEHGISANVVAAYFHDHIFVPKDKAQLALDALSSLSS from the coding sequence ATGTCTGGTATCACCTCACTTGCCACCCTGCTTGACACCATGGCTCCCGAACTGTTGCCAGGGGATGTGGTTTTTTGCACCGTACCGGGAAAGTTGGCCGATTACCTGCACTTAGAACCGCTGGCAAGCTTTCGGGAAAAAGAAGGGTTAAGCCTCATTATTGATGCGCAAACAGCGCACAGCGCCAAACTGCCAGCGTCATCGCTTTACCGGCAAATCACCCTTAATGTGCATTCCAGTTTAGAGGCGGTGGGGCTCACTGCCGCCATAGCAGCTAAGCTTAGCGAGCACGGCATTAGCGCTAATGTAGTGGCCGCTTATTTTCACGACCATATCTTCGTGCCCAAAGACAAAGCACAACTCGCGCTGGATGCCTTAAGTTCGCTTTCATCCTAA
- a CDS encoding class I SAM-dependent DNA methyltransferase yields MANTALYTDLSGYYDLMCADIDYQAQSQALLRLNRIFGNQGQHHLDLACGTGPHIRHFLDAGFISSGLDLNQPMLDLAAKRCPEAQFSLQNMCDFVVDEPQDVITCFLYSIHYCGAVAALQACIAKAYNALTPGGVFAFNAVDRLKIDNNSSVSHSAVQQEQLFWFRSGWHYIGEGERQSLRLNIEKHHQGNVEFWHDEHPMVAVTFLELQALLAPYFEVHIFEHDYHKIVPWDGESGNAIFVCVKR; encoded by the coding sequence ATGGCCAATACTGCCCTTTATACTGACCTGTCTGGCTACTACGACCTGATGTGCGCTGATATCGACTACCAGGCGCAAAGCCAAGCGCTGCTGCGCTTGAATCGGATCTTTGGCAACCAAGGCCAGCACCACCTTGACCTTGCATGTGGCACCGGCCCCCACATTCGCCATTTTCTTGATGCGGGCTTTATAAGTAGCGGCTTGGACTTAAACCAGCCGATGCTGGATTTGGCCGCCAAGCGCTGCCCAGAGGCGCAGTTTTCACTGCAAAACATGTGTGATTTTGTGGTGGATGAACCGCAAGATGTGATCACCTGCTTTTTATATTCCATCCACTATTGCGGTGCTGTTGCGGCGCTACAAGCCTGTATTGCCAAGGCCTATAACGCCTTAACCCCAGGCGGGGTCTTTGCTTTTAATGCCGTTGACCGCCTTAAAATTGACAACAATTCATCGGTTAGCCATAGCGCCGTACAACAAGAGCAGCTGTTTTGGTTTCGCTCAGGCTGGCATTACATTGGCGAAGGTGAGCGCCAGTCGTTACGGCTGAATATTGAAAAACACCATCAGGGCAATGTTGAGTTTTGGCATGACGAGCACCCGATGGTAGCGGTGACCTTTCTTGAGCTACAAGCGCTGCTAGCGCCCTATTTTGAAGTGCATATCTTTGAGCACGACTACCACAAAATTGTGCCCTGGGATGGTGAGTCTGGTAACGCCATCTTTGTTTGCGTGAAGCGCTAA
- a CDS encoding YebC/PmpR family DNA-binding transcriptional regulator gives MGRAFNNRKESMAKTAATKTKIYSKYGRSIYVCAKQGGTDPNGNLALRALIDRAKKDQVPTHVIDKAIDKAAGAGGEDFQPALYEGIGPGGALVLISALTDNPNRTFGEIRGVFSRCKAKLGSQGSVSHMFDHRAMFVFAGDDDEPVLEALMEADVDVSDVEADDGMVTVLVPPTEFFKTKTCLQEMNPDIDFEVEDILYLPQADHELAGEDAEQFERFVGMMNDLEDVQEIYHNGKFA, from the coding sequence ATGGGCCGAGCGTTTAACAACCGTAAAGAATCCATGGCCAAAACGGCCGCAACCAAAACCAAAATTTATTCCAAATACGGCCGCAGCATTTACGTCTGCGCCAAGCAAGGCGGCACAGACCCCAACGGTAACCTGGCTCTGCGCGCCCTGATTGACCGCGCCAAGAAAGATCAGGTGCCTACCCACGTTATTGATAAAGCCATCGACAAAGCCGCTGGCGCCGGTGGTGAAGACTTCCAACCAGCCCTGTACGAAGGTATTGGCCCCGGTGGCGCCTTGGTGCTGATAAGCGCCCTGACCGACAACCCCAACCGCACTTTTGGCGAAATTCGTGGCGTGTTCTCCCGCTGCAAAGCCAAGCTGGGCAGCCAGGGTTCCGTTTCGCACATGTTCGATCACCGCGCCATGTTTGTGTTTGCCGGTGATGACGACGAACCGGTACTTGAAGCACTGATGGAAGCCGACGTAGATGTCTCTGACGTAGAAGCAGACGACGGCATGGTAACGGTGCTGGTACCACCAACGGAGTTCTTTAAAACCAAAACCTGCTTGCAGGAAATGAACCCCGACATCGACTTTGAAGTGGAAGATATTCTTTATCTGCCGCAGGCTGACCACGAACTGGCCGGTGAAGATGCCGAGCAGTTTGAACGCTTCGTTGGCATGATGAACGACTTGGAAGACGTGCAGGAGATTTACCATAACGGTAAATTTGCCTAA
- a CDS encoding membrane dipeptidase, whose translation MSIPPPRVQTRSSFPVFKSCLYWHLLAPVHQSGRLAAVKGKFLNSKESITMYRIIQRKRHYWLGLLLLPALAQADVYWGSFTQDSCTIIYPGKRQYSAVLNGIDSSADAQATCLATAASIDGKSYSGPDRCVVDGDTVTGQFDIKDDSCEANWAALVGSSYYTHQDDGCISSGTYAGLHKYSSRLWNIPDDFSWEEACAMMPMTLAGKTYASPDECVNTGGLTGMWGEWYIPDSRCEASPQAYSRGADDSLKRSGTLPGYIDLHSHLMAHLGFGGVIFHGEPYGDPASALGSCPSGDDEAHSGGHSRVEAILQDDYVGAALNTASHESEGYPDFPYWPAYNSYTHQTMYYQWVKRAYEGGMRAMVVLAVNGDYMFGATDNGLPDIIKGIAIASDPTLDLNDMLTLKRQTQAVYDMQTWIDAQNGGSGEGWFRIVSSPSEAQEVISQGKLAVILGSEVDYLLDCEIDSCDSDSLSAGVDELYDLGLRFIFPIHLKTNGFGGAALYNILGSGDSYDCKHYSQDCNVEGLTDDGKTLMSLLMQKGMIIDVGHMSAKSLSDALDIAEAAAYPGIVTGHTGVYDMDNLDNRHEANPRDDSLLRIINLGGMVGLIPGQGDLDQVGEWRNDDGTYIANACGATSQTFVQSYQYLLNLVGDAAYDGRITIGTDFNGFAHMPGPRFGANACPGGSTDIEQPSSSKVVYPFALDNSLRQAATKTDGSTMAEYQFGNRLYDFNTDGAAHMGMMPDFFEDLRQQGLKRSDLEPVYRSADFFTTMWSNAISRAAQLQQQ comes from the coding sequence ATGTCCATCCCGCCACCAAGGGTGCAAACCCGCTCTTCCTTCCCCGTGTTTAAAAGCTGTTTGTACTGGCACCTGCTGGCGCCAGTGCACCAAAGCGGGCGGCTGGCAGCCGTCAAAGGCAAGTTCCTTAATAGCAAGGAGAGCATTACCATGTATCGCATTATTCAGCGCAAGCGACATTACTGGCTTGGTTTATTGCTGCTACCGGCATTAGCCCAAGCTGATGTGTACTGGGGCAGCTTTACGCAAGACAGTTGCACCATCATTTACCCAGGGAAACGCCAATATTCAGCGGTACTCAATGGCATTGACAGTAGCGCCGATGCCCAAGCAACCTGCTTAGCCACAGCAGCCAGCATTGACGGGAAAAGCTATAGCGGCCCTGACCGCTGTGTGGTCGACGGCGACACTGTTACCGGCCAGTTCGATATCAAAGATGACAGCTGCGAAGCCAATTGGGCAGCGTTAGTGGGCAGCAGTTACTACACCCACCAAGACGACGGCTGCATCAGTAGCGGCACCTATGCCGGATTACACAAATATTCATCGCGGCTTTGGAATATCCCCGATGACTTTAGCTGGGAAGAAGCCTGCGCCATGATGCCGATGACACTGGCTGGGAAAACCTATGCATCCCCCGATGAGTGTGTGAATACCGGCGGACTAACGGGCATGTGGGGAGAATGGTACATCCCTGACAGCCGCTGCGAAGCCAGCCCCCAAGCTTATAGTCGTGGCGCCGACGACAGCCTTAAGCGCAGCGGCACCCTCCCCGGCTACATCGACCTGCATTCACACCTAATGGCACACTTGGGCTTTGGCGGGGTTATTTTCCATGGCGAACCCTATGGCGACCCGGCAAGCGCCCTTGGCAGTTGCCCCAGTGGCGACGATGAAGCGCATTCCGGCGGCCACTCCCGGGTTGAAGCTATCTTGCAAGACGACTACGTTGGCGCCGCCCTCAATACCGCTAGCCACGAAAGTGAAGGTTACCCAGACTTTCCCTATTGGCCTGCCTACAACAGCTATACCCACCAGACCATGTATTACCAATGGGTGAAACGAGCCTATGAGGGCGGCATGCGCGCCATGGTGGTGCTGGCCGTCAACGGTGACTACATGTTTGGCGCCACCGACAACGGCTTGCCGGATATCATCAAGGGCATTGCCATCGCTAGCGATCCGACACTGGACTTGAACGACATGTTGACCCTTAAACGCCAAACCCAGGCGGTCTATGACATGCAAACCTGGATTGATGCCCAAAACGGCGGTAGTGGTGAAGGCTGGTTTCGCATTGTCAGCAGCCCCAGTGAAGCCCAAGAGGTAATAAGCCAAGGAAAGCTGGCGGTGATTTTAGGCAGTGAGGTCGATTACCTACTCGATTGCGAAATCGATAGCTGCGACAGCGACAGCCTGTCAGCAGGGGTTGATGAACTGTATGACCTTGGTCTGCGTTTTATATTTCCTATTCACTTAAAAACCAATGGCTTTGGCGGCGCTGCGCTTTATAACATTCTGGGCAGTGGCGACAGCTACGACTGCAAACATTACAGCCAAGATTGCAATGTAGAAGGCCTAACCGACGACGGTAAAACCTTGATGAGCCTGCTGATGCAAAAAGGCATGATCATTGATGTTGGCCATATGTCGGCCAAGTCGTTAAGTGACGCCCTTGATATCGCTGAAGCAGCGGCTTACCCCGGTATTGTCACCGGTCACACCGGTGTTTATGACATGGATAACCTTGATAACCGCCATGAAGCCAACCCTCGGGATGACAGTCTGCTGCGCATCATCAACCTTGGCGGCATGGTAGGTTTGATCCCGGGCCAAGGCGATTTAGACCAAGTGGGTGAATGGCGTAATGACGACGGTACTTATATTGCCAATGCCTGTGGCGCCACCAGCCAAACCTTTGTGCAGTCATATCAATACCTGCTAAACCTGGTAGGGGATGCGGCCTATGATGGGCGCATCACTATCGGTACCGACTTTAACGGCTTTGCCCACATGCCGGGGCCCCGTTTCGGGGCCAATGCCTGCCCAGGCGGTAGCACCGATATCGAGCAACCCAGCTCTAGCAAAGTGGTCTATCCCTTCGCCTTAGACAACAGCTTGCGCCAAGCCGCCACCAAAACCGATGGCAGCACCATGGCCGAATACCAGTTTGGCAATCGTCTTTATGACTTCAATACCGACGGCGCGGCCCACATGGGCATGATGCCGGACTTTTTTGAAGATCTTCGCCAACAAGGTTTAAAACGCTCTGACCTGGAGCCGGTTTATCGCTCAGCTGATTTTTTCACCACCATGTGGAGTAACGCCATTAGCCGCGCTGCCCAGTTACAGCAGCAATAG
- the ribB gene encoding 3,4-dihydroxy-2-butanone-4-phosphate synthase, giving the protein MSQTNQTSLLAEFGTPIERVDAALAALKAGQGVLVVDDEDRENEGDLIYSAEHLTNAQMALMIRECSGIVCLCLTDAQANQLALPPMVAANNSKNQTAFTVTIEAKEGVTTGVSAADRVTTIKTAIAENAKPEHLARPGHVFPLRAKAGGVLERRGHTEGTVDLMRLAGLAPAGVLCEVTLEDGTMARLPEIIAFGKKHAMPVLTIEDLAQYRLALQQEAV; this is encoded by the coding sequence ATGAGTCAGACTAACCAAACTTCTTTACTTGCCGAGTTTGGCACCCCTATCGAACGCGTTGATGCCGCCCTTGCCGCCCTTAAAGCCGGCCAGGGAGTGCTAGTGGTAGACGATGAAGACCGCGAAAACGAAGGCGACCTTATCTATAGCGCCGAACATCTCACCAATGCGCAAATGGCATTGATGATCCGTGAATGCTCCGGCATCGTTTGCCTGTGCCTTACCGACGCACAAGCCAATCAGTTGGCACTGCCACCGATGGTGGCCGCCAATAACTCGAAAAACCAAACCGCTTTTACCGTCACTATTGAGGCCAAAGAAGGGGTAACCACCGGCGTCAGTGCTGCCGATCGCGTTACCACCATCAAAACCGCCATTGCCGAAAACGCCAAACCCGAGCATTTAGCACGCCCCGGCCACGTGTTTCCGCTGCGGGCCAAAGCCGGTGGTGTGCTGGAACGCCGCGGCCACACCGAAGGCACTGTCGATTTAATGCGTCTGGCAGGGCTAGCCCCGGCCGGGGTGCTGTGCGAGGTTACCCTGGAGGACGGCACCATGGCCCGTCTGCCAGAAATCATCGCCTTCGGTAAAAAGCACGCCATGCCGGTGCTGACCATTGAAGACTTGGCCCAATACCGCTTAGCGTTACAACAAGAAGCGGTTTAA
- a CDS encoding gluconate 2-dehydrogenase subunit 3 family protein: MSAKELKGFPRDTALTQDSLPQGIRPGGAQVITDETDRKTLAAVFDRLIPADEYGPSATQAGCLEFLDNQLAGDYGDGKVLYLDKPLHPKNEEAIMKAPQFLATPRERYATGVKALEAYAQKTDGKAFADLSAERIDEILTGLEAGKIDLGGDVDGQAFFELMLQNAREGYLADPLYGGNKGMAGWKMIGFPGARYDYRPYIDRRGEDLGLIPVSLIPED, from the coding sequence GTGAGCGCAAAAGAATTGAAAGGGTTCCCTCGGGATACCGCTTTAACCCAGGACAGTCTGCCGCAAGGTATTCGTCCCGGTGGTGCGCAAGTAATAACCGACGAAACCGATCGTAAAACCTTGGCGGCTGTTTTTGACCGTCTTATCCCTGCTGACGAGTATGGTCCCTCCGCTACCCAGGCCGGTTGCCTGGAGTTTTTGGACAACCAGTTGGCAGGTGACTACGGCGACGGCAAGGTGCTGTATTTAGACAAGCCTCTGCACCCCAAAAATGAAGAAGCGATCATGAAGGCGCCGCAGTTCCTGGCAACGCCTCGTGAACGTTATGCCACTGGCGTGAAAGCGCTGGAAGCCTATGCGCAAAAAACCGACGGTAAAGCTTTTGCCGATCTGAGCGCTGAGCGCATTGATGAAATTTTGACCGGGCTTGAAGCCGGTAAAATCGACCTGGGTGGCGATGTTGATGGCCAAGCTTTCTTTGAGCTGATGCTGCAAAACGCCCGTGAAGGTTATCTGGCTGATCCACTGTACGGTGGTAATAAAGGTATGGCCGGTTGGAAAATGATTGGCTTCCCTGGCGCCCGTTATGACTACCGCCCTTATATTGATCGCCGTGGCGAAGACCTGGGTCTTATCCCTGTCAGCCTGATCCCTGAAGACTGA
- a CDS encoding GMC family oxidoreductase, producing MMKIRQKADVVICGLGWAGSIMAEELTRAGLNVIAIERGAWRDTSTDFPPAIDPDELRWHTRREMLQPMSVETTTFRNNTGQNAAPVRNWSAYQFGWNVGGAGTHWAGMSWRFTPWDFEVYTRTVERYGKERAKGMQLQDWGVTYAEMEPFYDRFERIAGTSGYAGNIKGEKRKGGNVFEGPRSRDYPTPALKDTHWMSKYRQTVEKMGYNPFTVPAGNLSQAYVNPLGVSMGPCTYCGFCDFHGCGNFSKSSPQACILPTLMRRPNFTVLTETEVLQVVKHDDGQTAKGVKFITKEGEVGFQPADVVCITAYQMDNVRLMLLSGIGQPYDPATGKGTTGRNYNYQTCSSVSGFFAGEKMNPFIGGGALAVQIDDFNGDNFDHSDVDFIGGAGIMGFSTNGRPIQNMNGLRPGTKRWGTEWKKGYARDYQEAGTIFCQGTSMPSQGSYLDLDPTYKDRHGQPLLRVTFDWNRNDQKMARYVTDKAVKIMKEVGGTDISVDNQAESSWNPYKQHSSHTIGGAVMGKDPSTSALNTHLQSWDVKNVFVVGASAFPNNGGYNPTLTVGALAVKAARAIAEQYVKNPGKLVGA from the coding sequence ATAATGAAAATTCGTCAAAAAGCAGACGTAGTTATCTGCGGCCTCGGTTGGGCTGGTTCCATCATGGCCGAAGAGCTTACCCGCGCTGGTCTCAATGTTATCGCCATTGAGCGCGGTGCCTGGCGGGATACCTCTACCGATTTCCCACCGGCAATCGACCCCGACGAGCTGCGCTGGCATACCCGCCGCGAAATGCTGCAGCCGATGAGTGTTGAAACCACCACTTTCCGTAATAACACCGGCCAAAATGCTGCCCCTGTTCGTAACTGGTCTGCCTATCAGTTCGGTTGGAACGTTGGCGGCGCTGGTACTCACTGGGCCGGTATGTCCTGGCGTTTCACGCCCTGGGATTTTGAAGTCTATACCCGCACTGTTGAGCGTTACGGCAAAGAGCGTGCTAAAGGCATGCAATTGCAAGACTGGGGTGTTACCTACGCCGAAATGGAACCCTTCTACGACCGTTTCGAGCGCATTGCCGGTACCTCTGGTTATGCCGGTAACATCAAAGGCGAAAAGCGCAAAGGCGGTAACGTTTTTGAAGGCCCCCGTAGCCGCGACTACCCAACGCCCGCGCTGAAAGACACCCACTGGATGAGCAAGTATCGCCAGACCGTTGAAAAAATGGGTTACAACCCCTTCACGGTGCCTGCCGGTAACCTGTCTCAGGCTTATGTAAACCCGCTGGGTGTGAGCATGGGGCCTTGTACCTATTGTGGTTTCTGTGACTTCCACGGCTGCGGTAACTTCTCCAAGTCTTCCCCGCAAGCCTGTATTTTGCCGACGCTGATGCGCCGTCCTAACTTCACCGTGCTCACTGAAACCGAAGTGCTGCAAGTGGTGAAACACGACGATGGCCAAACCGCCAAAGGCGTTAAGTTCATCACCAAAGAAGGTGAAGTGGGCTTCCAGCCAGCTGACGTGGTTTGTATCACGGCTTATCAGATGGATAACGTCCGCCTGATGCTGCTGTCCGGTATCGGCCAGCCTTACGACCCGGCTACCGGCAAAGGTACCACCGGCCGTAACTACAACTATCAGACCTGTTCTTCTGTTTCCGGCTTCTTTGCTGGCGAGAAAATGAACCCCTTCATCGGCGGCGGTGCGCTGGCGGTGCAAATTGATGACTTCAACGGCGATAACTTCGACCACTCTGACGTCGACTTTATCGGTGGCGCCGGCATCATGGGCTTTAGTACCAACGGCCGTCCGATCCAGAACATGAATGGTCTGCGCCCTGGCACCAAGCGTTGGGGCACTGAGTGGAAGAAAGGCTATGCCCGCGACTATCAAGAAGCCGGCACCATCTTCTGCCAAGGCACCTCCATGCCTAGCCAAGGTTCTTATCTGGACCTGGACCCCACCTATAAAGATCGCCACGGCCAGCCGCTGCTGCGTGTAACCTTCGACTGGAACCGTAATGACCAGAAGATGGCGCGCTATGTCACCGACAAAGCCGTGAAAATCATGAAAGAAGTGGGCGGTACTGATATCAGCGTTGATAACCAGGCCGAAAGCAGCTGGAACCCCTACAAACAGCACAGTTCACACACCATTGGTGGTGCTGTTATGGGTAAAGATCCAAGCACTTCTGCACTTAACACTCACCTGCAAAGCTGGGACGTGAAAAACGTCTTTGTTGTAGGCGCCTCTGCATTCCCCAACAACGGTGGTTATAACCCCACCCTGACCGTGGGTGCGCTGGCAGTTAAGGCCGCTCGTGCCATTGCCGAGCAGTATGTGAAGAACCCCGGCAAACTGGTGGGGGCATAA
- a CDS encoding c-type cytochrome — protein sequence MANRKSIIKGIVAVVVIGGIGAGVWAWNTLNTSRSAVADDTTPLSKVTITDQAAIKHGAYVMRLGDCAACHTAGKGDFAGGYKIATPFGTLVSSNITPDTKTGIGNMTERDFFNAVRQGIGSHGLLYPAMPFTAYSKFTDKDMHDLWAYFSTIKPVENKVDENAGMSFPYNIRLAMAGWDMLFFKNKGFTPDPSKSAEWNRGKYIVDGGGHCAACHSPRNFLGGQKGGEYLFGGNLGEWHAPDITSNPHTGIGASSVADLMQYLQTGTDGVAVAGGDMAEAVEHSTQYFTEADLKAVATYLKSVPASKGQARKPLTFDAKTQQAGELAYEVNCSACHGLKGEGIKGLAPAFAGNHALLSDDANNLIHAMLKGTRAAHTAKVQTAAGMPSFAWKMDDKQIAGVLNYVRNTWGNGAVAIKAEDVAKLREDLKARDKMHSGK from the coding sequence ATGGCAAATCGTAAAAGCATTATCAAAGGTATCGTAGCGGTTGTCGTTATTGGCGGTATTGGCGCCGGGGTTTGGGCGTGGAATACGCTAAACACCTCTCGCTCCGCTGTGGCTGATGACACCACACCGTTGTCGAAAGTGACCATTACCGACCAAGCCGCCATTAAACATGGCGCCTACGTCATGCGCCTTGGCGACTGCGCCGCTTGTCACACTGCTGGCAAAGGCGACTTCGCCGGTGGTTACAAAATCGCAACCCCGTTCGGCACCCTGGTGAGTTCCAACATTACCCCTGATACCAAAACCGGTATTGGTAACATGACCGAGCGCGATTTCTTCAACGCTGTGCGTCAGGGTATCGGTTCTCACGGTCTGCTGTATCCGGCGATGCCGTTTACGGCTTATAGTAAGTTCACCGACAAAGACATGCATGACCTGTGGGCCTATTTCTCCACCATTAAACCGGTTGAGAACAAGGTTGATGAAAACGCCGGTATGTCGTTCCCTTACAACATCCGTCTGGCCATGGCTGGCTGGGACATGCTGTTCTTCAAGAACAAAGGCTTTACGCCTGACCCAAGCAAAAGCGCCGAGTGGAACCGTGGTAAGTACATTGTGGACGGTGGTGGCCACTGCGCCGCTTGTCACAGCCCACGTAACTTCCTTGGCGGCCAAAAAGGCGGTGAATACCTGTTCGGCGGTAACTTGGGTGAATGGCACGCGCCAGACATCACCTCAAACCCCCACACCGGTATTGGCGCTTCCAGCGTTGCTGACTTGATGCAGTATCTGCAAACCGGTACTGACGGTGTCGCTGTTGCGGGCGGTGATATGGCTGAAGCGGTTGAGCACTCTACTCAATACTTCACCGAAGCTGACCTTAAAGCGGTTGCCACTTACTTGAAGTCGGTGCCTGCCTCCAAAGGCCAAGCGCGCAAGCCGCTGACGTTTGACGCTAAAACCCAGCAAGCCGGTGAACTGGCCTACGAGGTTAACTGCTCTGCGTGTCATGGCCTTAAAGGCGAAGGCATTAAAGGCCTGGCTCCGGCTTTTGCTGGCAACCACGCCTTGTTGTCTGACGACGCCAATAACCTTATCCACGCCATGCTTAAAGGTACCCGTGCGGCCCACACTGCTAAGGTACAAACCGCAGCGGGTATGCCGTCTTTTGCTTGGAAAATGGATGACAAGCAAATCGCCGGTGTCCTGAACTACGTGCGCAATACCTGGGGTAATGGTGCTGTGGCTATCAAAGCCGAAGACGTTGCTAAGTTGCGCGAAGACCTGAAAGCCCGAGACAAAATGCACTCTGGCAAGTAA
- a CDS encoding LysR family transcriptional regulator has protein sequence MPSIKQLKVFASIARHGNLGQAAQECFISKGAVSQALGELERQLGTPLFDRVHPRLKLNAQGRELQPLAEDVLARVDDIVHLFDEGGDPTGTLKLGASQTIGNYLLPSLLAKAPALEARVNIANTYELCEKLAHFELDIALIEGENHHPDLVAEHWLDDEMLLVACAGHPLAGQSQVGFDSLNGCPWVLREPHSGSREQFDRDLAPHIATLGPVMELNALEAIMMAVENNLGLTFVSRLAANDRLNSGRLVALNVGKRYRRQLRLIWHKNKYHSALIKSFITLCQAQATG, from the coding sequence ATGCCAAGCATCAAGCAATTGAAGGTTTTTGCCAGCATTGCCCGCCACGGCAACCTGGGCCAAGCCGCCCAAGAGTGCTTTATCAGCAAAGGGGCGGTGTCGCAGGCGCTGGGAGAATTAGAAAGGCAACTGGGCACGCCACTGTTTGACCGGGTACACCCCAGGCTAAAACTCAACGCCCAAGGCCGAGAACTGCAGCCCCTGGCTGAAGACGTGCTGGCCCGGGTTGACGATATTGTGCATTTGTTTGATGAAGGCGGTGACCCTACCGGTACCCTTAAACTCGGTGCCAGCCAGACCATTGGCAACTATTTATTGCCCTCGTTACTGGCAAAAGCCCCTGCCCTTGAGGCCAGAGTTAACATTGCCAATACCTACGAGCTTTGTGAAAAGCTGGCCCACTTCGAGCTCGACATTGCCCTAATTGAAGGGGAAAACCACCACCCCGACCTGGTTGCCGAGCACTGGCTAGACGACGAAATGCTATTGGTAGCCTGTGCAGGGCACCCTCTGGCCGGGCAATCTCAGGTGGGCTTTGACAGCCTCAATGGCTGCCCTTGGGTGCTTAGAGAGCCTCATTCTGGCAGCCGCGAACAGTTCGACCGCGACCTCGCACCACACATAGCCACCCTCGGCCCGGTTATGGAACTCAATGCCTTAGAAGCCATTATGATGGCGGTAGAAAACAATCTGGGGCTGACCTTCGTTTCCAGGCTGGCAGCCAATGACCGGCTAAACAGCGGGCGCCTGGTGGCATTGAATGTCGGTAAGCGCTACCGGCGGCAACTGCGGCTGATTTGGCACAAAAATAAATACCACAGCGCTTTGATTAAAAGCTTTATTACACTTTGCCAGGCTCAGGCGACCGGCTAA
- a CDS encoding TDT family transporter, giving the protein MRNLTRFAGAPTPMAGLALGIGSLGWCWENTGLFDGRAQALGAVIAGVLLLVLVVKFVLHPHLLKDDLAHPVVGSVVPTFAMATMVVSKAIAGHVGDGLWLFAVVLHLLFLATFTWHRLKDFKLHHMVPSWFVPPVGIIVADVASPGGVFTPLAHGLLWFGIICYGVMLPVMLFRLIFSEDVPDAAKPTIAILAAPASLSLAGYLTVVPSPSPVLVAVLLGIAVLMTAIIYLAFVKLLRLPFSPGYAAFTFPLVIGSTALFKTSHLFAKWGVDATSVAQLRGLADVELLVATIIVGYVALRYALFFSPLHQRALA; this is encoded by the coding sequence ATGCGTAACCTCACTCGTTTTGCTGGCGCACCGACCCCCATGGCGGGCCTTGCTCTAGGGATTGGTAGCCTTGGTTGGTGTTGGGAAAACACCGGTTTGTTCGATGGCCGGGCCCAGGCCTTAGGGGCCGTCATCGCCGGCGTGCTGTTGTTAGTACTGGTGGTTAAATTCGTACTGCACCCACATCTTTTAAAAGATGACCTCGCCCACCCGGTGGTGGGAAGTGTGGTGCCGACCTTTGCCATGGCTACCATGGTGGTGTCGAAGGCCATTGCTGGCCATGTTGGTGACGGCTTGTGGCTCTTTGCTGTGGTGCTGCACCTGTTGTTCTTGGCCACCTTTACTTGGCATCGGCTGAAAGACTTTAAATTGCACCACATGGTGCCCAGTTGGTTTGTTCCGCCGGTTGGGATCATTGTGGCGGATGTGGCAAGCCCGGGTGGCGTTTTTACGCCGCTGGCCCATGGCCTGCTGTGGTTTGGCATTATTTGCTACGGTGTCATGCTGCCGGTGATGCTGTTTCGTCTTATCTTCAGTGAAGATGTGCCGGACGCGGCCAAGCCCACCATTGCCATTTTAGCGGCGCCCGCTAGCCTGTCTTTGGCCGGTTACCTAACGGTGGTGCCATCGCCGTCGCCGGTACTGGTTGCCGTGCTGCTGGGCATTGCGGTGCTAATGACGGCCATTATTTACCTGGCGTTTGTAAAACTGCTGCGCTTACCCTTTAGCCCTGGCTATGCAGCCTTTACCTTCCCGCTGGTGATCGGCTCTACTGCATTGTTTAAAACCAGCCACCTTTTTGCCAAATGGGGTGTTGATGCCACATCGGTGGCGCAGCTTCGCGGCCTGGCCGATGTCGAGCTCTTGGTCGCAACCATTATTGTTGGCTACGTGGCGCTACGTTACGCACTCTTTTTTAGCCCTTTGCATCAGCGTGCTTTGGCGTGA